A stretch of the Ostrea edulis chromosome 9, xbOstEdul1.1, whole genome shotgun sequence genome encodes the following:
- the LOC130050215 gene encoding uncharacterized protein LOC130050215 isoform X1 → MSSDKQITQLKMASISATPRKTCLLSDACILCGFCFKQIEKASDGSEKIQKFSEIKLRLNEERWGNIRKLTGVLTDLDEKGLGGVCKKCYRQVESVLKIEAKNAVVKERFREMAVRTLKTKMLQLPSPRRTSITKRMLRSPDTHVPSTKKKSFDVSVVKLVQLTPFKDLTNTRTDSSKAGLSMPVHTACIPIAPQEKQVDYASIQILDFL, encoded by the exons ATGAGTTCCGATAAGCAAATAACACAATTAAAAATGGCGTCGATAAGTGCCACGCCGAGGAAAACATGTCTTTTGTCGGATGCGTGTATCCTCTGTGggttttgttttaaacaaattgaGAAAGCAAGTGACGGTAGTGAAAAAATCCAAAAGTTTAGCGAAATTAAACTGCGTTTAAATGAAGAAAGGTGGGGGAATATCAGGAAACTGACGGGTGTGTTGACAGATTTGGATGAAAAAGGCCTTGGAGGGGTTTGCAAAAAATGTTATCGACAGGTtgaatctgttttaaaaattgaagcCAAAAATGCAGTTGTTAAAGAACGTTTTCGTGAAATGGCAGTGCgaactttgaaaacaaaaatgttacaaCTGCCGTCTCCCCGAAGAACATCAATAACGAAAAGAATGCTCCGGAGCCCGGATACACATGTGCCCTCTACGAAGAAGAAATCTTTCGACGTATCTGTTGTGAAGCTTGTACAACTGACGCCCTTTAAAGATCTGACGAATACAAGAACGGATTCATCGAAAGCAGGG CTGTCTATGCCTGTACATACTGCATGTATCCCTATTGCACCACAGGAGAAACAAGTTG ATTATGCTTCAATTCAGATTTTGGATTTTCTATAA
- the LOC130050215 gene encoding uncharacterized protein LOC130050215 isoform X2, which translates to MSSDKQITQLKMASISATPRKTCLLSDACILCGFCFKQIEKASDGSEKIQKFSEIKLRLNEERWGNIRKLTGVLTDLDEKGLGGVCKKCYRQVESVLKIEAKNAVVKERFREMAVRTLKTKMLQLPSPRRTSITKRMLRSPDTHVPSTKKKSFDVSVVKLVQLTPFKDLTNTRTDSSKAGIMLQFRFWIFYKSQL; encoded by the exons ATGAGTTCCGATAAGCAAATAACACAATTAAAAATGGCGTCGATAAGTGCCACGCCGAGGAAAACATGTCTTTTGTCGGATGCGTGTATCCTCTGTGggttttgttttaaacaaattgaGAAAGCAAGTGACGGTAGTGAAAAAATCCAAAAGTTTAGCGAAATTAAACTGCGTTTAAATGAAGAAAGGTGGGGGAATATCAGGAAACTGACGGGTGTGTTGACAGATTTGGATGAAAAAGGCCTTGGAGGGGTTTGCAAAAAATGTTATCGACAGGTtgaatctgttttaaaaattgaagcCAAAAATGCAGTTGTTAAAGAACGTTTTCGTGAAATGGCAGTGCgaactttgaaaacaaaaatgttacaaCTGCCGTCTCCCCGAAGAACATCAATAACGAAAAGAATGCTCCGGAGCCCGGATACACATGTGCCCTCTACGAAGAAGAAATCTTTCGACGTATCTGTTGTGAAGCTTGTACAACTGACGCCCTTTAAAGATCTGACGAATACAAGAACGGATTCATCGAAAGCAGGG ATTATGCTTCAATTCAGATTTTGGATTTTCTATAAATCTCAACTATGA
- the LOC130046377 gene encoding uncharacterized protein LOC130046377: MKNKGLMKIISNEQILCSISIYYPSGRKSRFITDEKEKKVCKIVFRGKDIGSGLRDFLKTSHPEELIEGSVAILGDECKTLCKRNSGSVLQDKSIQNVMEFTWDKLYTELQIRAPNILKIISAMVNDIPIQDIERIAKFGASVHPETLRRKLNSWDEYLDEELLKYKTEWSRGGNKKYQLIGDNWDRNIIPSYRTSQDKTLSLHLFQVIGVVDRVDSLNCAFDPQLLDILELTPVDFIPSVADQDILLHELTFLVANAVIANIEQLNGAFGYIYPKHLKHKYSEFSGMKTEQYSLGLFDCNEMVTQDVIRLLKDISKKYVPIDDAGEIVEEVFFGGDRLTDERIQSAQEAMTNNENPLDKFEGFISKIEDFHRLMNFLEAIVLQTYSTQSANDRGTVYYYKNILNARNVKGKVKNSYRGYKMLYRTIFDAMCCAFFLKEFGLLNLTESIPLPDEFSKWTGEEKIQWMNNICERIVNKWFFGDSDLFEKLRQVLSDPDHEENYWFGNFKDGRFSCHYCEKTYCHIKSAEFHEKEVHGHSKPALRKSKQANLLQDELFDYLIALFRLSALHRNLDTAVDMADGYRSIRSAKYETPLYNKTHKTKYLIGSIHLTGLISGTLPPPQTERLIANRCINLSGGKNSNMALDEYVELVNRDTKNTCSGFQTKESIIAHSKQFPLLIKAVKNLDMINDVHRRKGFHNIPSYKSDVRKIVQDLFDIDGFSQHKGRKLKCRELVQKSNPFADSYKQLVNMIYRHKPLLPFRRLRNKQL; this comes from the exons ATGAAAAACAAAGGTTTGATGAAAATTATATCCAACGAACAGATTCTCTGTAGT ATTAGTATTTACTATCCAAGTGGTCGCAAAAGTAGGTTCATCACCGATGAAAAGGAGAAGAAGGTCTGCAAAATTGTTTTTAGGGGAAAAGACATAGGCAGTGGATTGAGGGACTTTTTAAAGACAAGTCATCCAGAAGAACTAATTGAGGGTTCTGTAGCAATTTTAG GTGATGAATGCAAAACCTTGTGCAAGAGAAATTCTGGAAGTGTGCTTCAAgacaaatcaattcaaaatgttatgGAATTCACTTGGGACAAACTGTACACAGAACTACAAATACGTGCCCCTAATATCCTGAAGATAATATCAGCAATGGTCAATGACATTCCAATCCAA GATATCGAGAGGATTGCCAAATTTGGTGCTTCAGTTCACCCAGAAACATTGCGAAGAAAGCTGAATTCATGGGACGAATACTTGGACGAAGAACTACTTAAGTACAAAACAGAATGGAGTCGAGGAGGAAACAAGAAATATCAGCTAATTGGAGACAATTGGGATAGAAATATTATTCCATCTTATCGTACCTCTCAAGACAAGACATTGTCTTTGCACCTGTTTCAGGTTATTGGAGTCGTTGATAGGGTGGATTCTCTGAATTGTGCTTTTGATCCACAGCTCCTAGATATTTTAGAATTAACTCCTGTGGATTTTATTCCCTCAGTAGCTGATCAGGACATTCTTCTGCATGAGTTGACCTTTTTAGTGGCCAATGCAGTGATTGCAAATATTGAGCAGCTGAACGGAgcatttggatatatatatccaaaacaCTTGAAGCACAAGTATAGTGAATTCTCAGGAATGAAAACGGAACAA TATTCTTTGGGACTTTTTGATTGTAATGAAATGGTTACCCAAGATGTGATCAGGCTACTAAAGGACATATCAAAGAAGTATGTGCCCATTGATGATGCTGGGGAAATAGTTGAGGAAGTGTTTTTTGGAG GAGACAGATTGACTGATGAGAGAATACAGAGTGCCCAAGAAGCTATGACCAATAATGAAAATCCATTGGATAAGTTTGAAGGATTCATTTCCaaaattgaagattttcatCGGCTCATGAACTTCCTTGAG gcaATTGTGTTGCAAACATACAGCACCCAGTCAGCAAATGACAGAGGAACAGTGTATTATTATAAGAACATATTAAATGCACGCAATGTGAAGGGGAAAGTAAAGAACTCTTACAGAGGATATAAAATGCTATACCGTACTATATTTGATGCTATGTGTTGTGCATTTTTCTTGAAAGAGTTTGGACTTCTTAACTTAACAGAGAGCATACCACTGCCTGATGAATTCTCCAAATGGACAGGAGAGGAAAAAATACAGTGGATGAATAACATATGTGAACGAATTGTGAACAAGTGGTTTTTTGGAGACAGTGACTTGTTTGAAAAGTTGCGACAAGTATTGTCTGATCCAGATCATGAAGAAAATTATTGGTTCGGGAACTTTAAAGATGGTCGCTTTTCCTGCCACTACTGTGAAAAAACTTACTGTCATATCAAAAGTgcagaatttcatgaaaaagaAGTCCATGGCCATTCCAAACCAGCATTACGAAAAAGTAAACAAGCAAACCTATTGCAAGATGAACTTTTTGATTATTTGATAGCCCTTTTCCGTCTGTCAGCATTACATCGAAATCTTGATACGGCAGTGGATATGGCTGATGGCTATAGATCTATTCGCTCAGCTAAGTACGAGACCCCGCTGTACAACAAGacccacaaaacaaaatatcttatCGGCAGCATCCATTTAACAGGCCTCATATCAGGAACCTTGCCGCCTCCTCAAACAGAGAGACTTATTGCAAATCGCTGTATAAATTTGTCAGGTGGGAAGAACTCGAACATGGCACTAGATGAGTATGTAGAACTAGTCAACAGAGATACAAAAAACACTTGTTCTGGATTCCAAACAAAGGAGAGTATAATTGCGCACTCGAAACAATTTCCTCTTTTAATCAAAGCTGTGAAAAATTTGGACATGATTAATGATGTACATAGAAGAAAAGGATTCcacaacataccttcatataaaTCTGATGTTCGGAAGATTGTACAAGACCTTTTTGACATCGATGGTTTTTCCCAACATAAAGGACGCAAGCTCAAGTGCAGAGAACTAGTCCAGAAAAGCAATCCATTTGCAGACAGTTATAAACAGTTGGTGAACATGATATACAGACATAAACCTTTACTTCCATTCCGTCGATTAAGGAATAAACAACTATAA